DNA sequence from the Acidobacteriota bacterium genome:
CTTGACGCAATACATCAAGGGGCCGCCCATGAAAACGCCACTGATTTCTAAGAAAAGTCTCCCGTGTCTGTTGGCAAGCCTCTTCCTAATCGGAGTCGTAGTTGGCCCCGCAGCCCTGGCCGACACCTCAGGCAATGCGGCCGACGTGCAGATACTCAAGCTCGAGCAGGCGCCAAGCATCATCTTCGTTGAAGACTCTCAGGGCAATATTAGGATTGAATCGAACTCCAGATTGGCTCCCTGCAGATTCTCGTGCGACGGGATCGACTACTTCTTTCTTGTGAGCAACGTCGGGGAGTGCTTCAGGCACCGCCTCCGCCTCTGCTCCTCCGACGACACCTAAGGTCGCCGCGTCCTCCCCCTCAATAGCCACGCCATTACCGCCCCGCCGGCCTCGCTCCTCGAGGTCGGCGGTCACGCTGCATACCTCCCGTAGTGCTTCACCGCCTGCTCGACAGTGCCGGCGCAGCCCCGACACCACGCCCCGTGCCAGTAGCGAGCTAGCCCCTCGACGTCATCCGTATTTGGCAGAGGCTCCGGATGCCGCCAGAGCTGGAGGCGAGCGGCCACGGTGGCGTATCGAAGATCCCCCGGAAGCGCCCCCTAGCCCCGCTCGATCAGCGATCCCAGGTCCAGGCCCTCGTCAACGCCAAGGGCGCCTGAAGCCACACGAATAGTCGTCGGCTCCACCCCAGATAGTTGACGTACAGGTAGCGATGTGCCGCCGGCTCACTTTTCGACCTGGGTCGTCCCGGCCTAGCCGCCATTGGCTCGCTGGCCCTAAGATCTCGATGTACGCCAGGTGCTGCCCGGACACCAGCGCCGGCAGAGCGGTATGCTCGGCCCACTATGTATTCGTGGATCCTAGAGGTGCTGTTGGGTGATTCCAGCGGGAACCCGCGAGGCACTCCTCCTGACACCGCCGAGCCAAGGCCCAAGTCGTAAGGGCCATGGAAGGGCCAGGCAAGGTCCCTATTGGCCTTTCGGACGGACCCGGCGGTTCTTGGGTCGCGCCCTAGCTCAGCGTGGGCAGCCCCGCACCCGAAGCTGTTCCCTGCGCCGCAGCCTTCACACCCCTTGCGTTTGACTCATCGCGCCAAGCCCCCTACAATGTCAAAACAACATATCGACTGAGAACACCCTGGAGGGGATATGAGGACACGCTCGTTCGTTTCGGCCGCAGTCATCGTCGCGCTCGCCGCGGCAGTTCAATTTCCAGCCCTGGCGGCGGAGTTCCGCGTCAACCTGAACGACGAGTCGAAGCAGCGCCACGCGGTGGTGGCCTACGACGCCGAAGGCGGCAGCCTGGTGGTGTGGACCAATCTGCGCTACGGCATTTCCGCTCGCTATTTTCCGGCGCGCGGCGAGGCGTCGCGGGACCTCAACTTGGTGACCAATCGCTGGATCGACCAAAACCCCGGCGAGGGCACCGTCTTCATCCGCAAGGACCCCACCGTCGCCTTCCACCCCTCGGGCGATTTCTACCTCTTCTGGACCGAAGAAACCTCGTATCTGCGGGCCTCCATTTTCCGCGAGGACATCACCATCTTCAGCCAGGACATTCTCGGCCAGCGCTTCCGGGTGGACGGCACGCCGGTGACCGGGCGCTTCCGGGTCAACCGCAACCGCGACACTTTCAACACCGACCCGGAGATTGCCATGCGGGACAACGGCAGCTTCGTGGTGGTGTGGCGGTCCGACGTGCGCACCTGGCAGCGGAACGGTTTCCGGCCGGGGCCGTCGCAGACCGAGGGTATTTTCGGCCGCCTCTACCGGCGTGGCGGAGCTGCCGCTGGTCCAGCTTTCAAGATCGATGACGATCCCGCCGGCCGAACCACCAAGAACCCCGCCGTGGCGATCACCGGTAACGGGCGCTTTCTGGTCGCCTGGCAACGGCAGGTGAACGACGTCGTCGAGGTGCGAGGCCGTCTGTTCAGCGCCGACGGCGCCGCGGACGGTGCCTCCTTCCAGCTCAACGGGGCGGACGGCATCGGTCACTACTCCCCCGCCGTGGCGGCCCAGGACGGGCAGTTTCTCACCGCCTGGACCACCCGAACCGGCCCTCGGGAGTATCGGGTGATGGGCCAGATGATCGGCCGCGGCGGCTCCTTCCTCGGCCCGCAACTCGCCCTCTCCGCCAGCCCGACGGACACCGACGACGAAGACCGCGCCCATGCCTTCGCCAGCATCGCGGCGAGCCCGGACGGCGGCTTCATCGCCGGCTGGCTCACCTGGCACGGCGATCTGCAATCGTCCGCCGACGCCCGCTGGTTGGATGCTCTCGGCAACCCCACGGGCTTCCCCTTCCGACTCAACGAGCACCACTTGTCGAGCCAGCAGCTCGATCTGGCGGTGGCGCCCAACGGCGGTGTCACGGCGGTGTGGGAAGGCTACACGGACGGCGAATTCGGCATTTCGGCCCGGGTGATCGCGCCCGGCGAGACCAAGCCGGCCCCCATCACCCCGACGGGGGTGGTCGTCTCCCTGCCGTAGCGCCTCGCAAGCAGGACCAACTCTGGCGCCCCCTTGACGCCAGGGCCCTCACGGCGCCACAGTGAAGCCATGCTGTGGCGCCTCACCCTTCTCTTCGTCGCCGTACCCCTCGTCGAACTCGCCCTGCTGGTCTTTCTCGGCCAGCGGGTGGGCATCGTCCCGACGGTGCTGCTGGTGATCGCCACCGGCGTGCTCGGCGCGTCCCTCGCCCGCTACCAGGGCTTGGCCACTCTCGCCAGCTTCCGCCAGGCCGTGGAAGCGGGACGGCCGCCGCACCAAGAGCTCGCTCAGGGCGCCCTCCTGCTGGCCGCCGGCGCGGTGCTCCTCACTCCGGGACTGCTGACGGACATTGCAGGGTTCTCCCTGCTGGTGCCGAGGGTGCGGAGATGGGCGGGGAGGAGACTCGTGCGGATGATCGGTCGGCGCTTCCAGAGGGTCCAAGTCGGAAAGCGGGTGGAAAGCCGCGGGGACGCCCCGCTCGATGTGGAGTGGGAAGTGGTAGACGACGAGCCGAGCTGAGCAGAAGGGAAGAATCCTGGCGCAGCGAGTCGCCGCGCCAGGATCATCGAATCGAATTCTTCAGCAGGGACCCACGCGATCGAGCGACACCCCCGCCTGCTGGCGAATACAGTCGTTGCCGTAGGTCACGCCGTCGCAGCCACAGACCGGGTCGAAGATTTCGATACACGCGTCGGGGATCGGAAGGCAGACGCCGCCCAGGTCCGCCACGTTGCACATCCCGGCAGGAAACTCACAGAAGTCGCCGCCTTCGCAGGCCAAGCCAGCGATGGTTCCACACACTGTCACCTCCGAATCGAAGGCGTTGGTGTCGGCGATGCCGTAGCGGTTGCCCGGCGGGTTGTAGTACGTCCGTGGCGTCTCGGTCACCGTGTCGAATACATCCACCCAGTACTCGACATCGGACAACGAGCCCAGGAACACCCACACCTTGCCGTTCGAAGCCCGTCCGTCGATCGCTTTCAGGACCACCTCGAAGTTCTGGTCGTTGAAGAACCAGAACATGCCGGTCTCGTCCGTCAGCGTCACCGGCGTGCCTCGCCCCTCGGTGCCGCCATCGTGCTGGTTCTTGAACCGCACCTTGGCCTGCAGCCGGTCATCGAGCAGGCAAAGGGTTTCGCCGTCCTCCGGACATTCGGCCCAAACCTGTGCGGCGCCGCTCAACGCGAGAACCAGGCAAAAACCGACGAGAACCAAGCGGGCGGAGACGGATTTTCTCTCTGAGATCTGCATCAGATCCCTCCTTCTCGTTATGCTGTTACCCCATCCTAGCAACTTAACCCTTGACTCCGAAGCACTATTCCATCACAATTCATCCGGATGAACGGATTGATCGCTTCCACCCCGACTGCACCGGACATTTTCGACCGCATGGGCGTCCTCTCGGAGCCCACTCGCGGCCGGTTGCTGGTGCTGCTCGAAGATCACGAACTCACCGTAACGGAACTATGCACGGTGCTGCAGCAGCCGCAGTCGACGGTCAGTCGCCACCTCAAGGTGCTCGGTACCGGCGGCTGGGTGGACTCCTGGCGGGACGGCACCAGCCGGCGCTACCGCATGGACGAGGCGATCGACGACGAGGTGCAGAACCTCTGGCGTCTCGTCCGGCAGCAGATCGCCGGCCTGCCGGCCGCCACCCAAGATCGCTCCCGCCTGGCGGCGGTCCTGGCGGAACGGCGATCGCGTTCCAAGGAGTTTTTCTCGTCGACCGCCGGCGAGTGGGATCGGCTGCGCCGTGAGCTGTTCGGAGAGGGTTCCGAACTCGGACCGCTGCTGGGTTTGATCGACCGTACCTGGGTGGTGGGCGACCTCGGCTGCGGCACCGGACCGACCTCCAAGGTTCTCGCCCCCTTTGTGGATCGGGTGATCGCCGTCGACGAGTCGGCGGAGATGCTGGAGGCGGCCACGGAGCATCTGGCCACCGATCACCCCAATGTGGAATTGCGGCGCGGCAGCCTGGAGTCCCTGCCGGTGGCCAAGAAAGAGCTCGACGCCGCCCTCCTGATCCTCGTCCTCCACCATCTGCCGGACCCGAAGGCGGCGCTCGCCGAAGTGGCCCGGGTGCTCACTCCCGGCGGCAAGCTCTTGGTGGTGGATATGGTGCCCCACGACCGCGCTCGCTATCGCCAGGAGATGGGGCACCTGTGGCTCGGCTTTTCCGAGGATCAGATGACGCGGTGGCTGGACGAAGTGGGCTTCGAGACTCCCCACCGCATGCACCTGCCGCCGGATCCCAAGGCCAAGGGACCGAACCTCTTTGTCACGACCGCCCGGATGGGCGATGGACCGGCCGGCAAGCCGAACGACTCAAGGAACTAGACCTGACCTACCCACTACGCGGTGTTCCGCACCGCTTTTCGTACTAGGAGATTTCACCGATGATCACCGCAACCGCAACGCAACACTCTTTCGCCGCCGCCCGGGAGGCGGGCCGTGAGCCCTTCAAGGTGGCCGATCTGTCGCTCGCCGACTGGGGCCGCCGCGAGATCCGCCTGGCCGAACACGAGATGCCCGGCCTGATGGCCCTCCGGGAGCGCCACAAGGACGACCAGCCGCTGGCCGGCGTCCAGATCATGGGCAGCCTGCACATGACCGTGCAGACGGCGGTCTTGATCGAAACCCTGGTGGATCTCGGCGCCGACGTGCGCTGGGTGTCCTGCAACATCTTCTCGACCCAGGACCACGCCGCCGCGGCGGTGGTGGTGGGCCGCGAACGGACCGGCGGCACCGTCGAGGATCCCAAGGGCACGCCGGTTTTCGCCTGGAAGGGCGAGACCCTGCCGGAGTACTGGTGGTGCACCAGCGAGGCGCTGACCTGGCCGGACGGCAGCGGCCCGCATCTGATCGTTGACGACGGCGGTGACGCCACCCTGTTGGTCCACAAGGGCGTCGAGTTCGAGAAGACCGGCGAGGTTCCCGCCTTCGACGAGTCCTCCGAGCCGGAGGAGTGGGGGGTCATCCTCGACCTGCTGCGCGCCGAGCTTGAGAAGGACCCGCAGCGCTTCACTCGCATGGCGGAGGGCATCCGCGGCGTCTCCGAGGAGACCACCACCGGCGTCAACCGCCTCTACCAGATGATGAAGGACGGCTCGCTGCTGTTCCCGGTGATCAACGTCAACGACTCCGTCACCAAGAGCAAGTTCGACAACATCTACGGTTGCCGCCACTCGCTGGTCGACGGCCTCAACCGCGCCACGGACGTGATGATGGGCGGCAAGGTGGCCGTGGTCTGCGGCTTCGGCGAGGTCGGCAAGGGTTGCGCCCAGTCCTTGAAGGGTCAGGGCGCGCGGGTGATCGTCACCGAGATCGACCCCATCTGCGCCCTCCAGGCGGCGATGGAAGGCTACGAGGTGAAGACCCTCGAAAGCGTGCTCGAAACGGCGGACATCTTCATCACCGCTACCGGCAACAAGGACATCATCACCGCCGACCACATGGCCCGCATGAAGGACAAGGCGATCGTCGGCAACATCGGCCACTTCGACAACGAGATCGACATGGCCGGCGTCAAGAAGTTGCCCGGCATCCAGGTGATCAACATCAAGCCGCAGTACGATGAGTGGGTGTTCCCGGACGGCCACAGCGTGCTGGTGCTGGCTGAGGGTCGCCTCCTGAATCTCGGTTGCGCCACCGGCCACCCGAGCTTCGTAATGTCCGCCTCCTTCACCAACCAGGTGCTGGCGCAGATCGAGCTGCACCAGAATCCGGAGCGCTACGGCCGCGAGGTCTACGTGCTGCCGAAGCATCTCGACGAAGAGGTCGCCCGGCTCCACCTGGACCACCTGGGCGTCGAGCTGACCCGCCTCACCCACGATCAGGCCGAGTACCTGGGCCTCGACTTGGATGGCCCGTACAAGCCCGATCATTATCGGTATTAGTCGCTCCACGGGGGGCTGGGCTCAAGTCCCAGCCCCTCCTACCCTCCCAAGTAGCCCAGCGCCCGGAGCCGGGCCTTTTCCTCTTCGGAAAGTGGAGCGCGCTCGCTCTCTGCCTCCGGAATCGGTTGCGCCGAGGCGCGAGTCTTCTCCAGCAGCTCCCTCATTTTATCGACTGCCTCCGGGCGCCCTGGCGCGAGGTCGTTCGCTTCCCCGGGATCCGCCGCCAGATCGTAGAGCCGCGGTGGTTCGTCCAGCGGGAAGATCGCCTTGAGGTTCTCTACCCGCACGGTGCGCCACTGCACACCGGTGGTCACCGGCCGGTCAGCCCGGCGGGTCTGCAGGTCCACGCCGTCGAGATCGTTGCCCGGCAGGCCGGTCTTCGCCAGCAGGGTGGGCACCAAATCGATGGCGCTCGACGGAACTTCGTTCACCCGTCCGGCCCGCTCACCGGAGGCCGGCCATTTGATGATCAGCGGTACCCGCACCACCTCTTCCCACCACTTGCCATGGGTCAGTTCGCCGTGCTCGAAGAGCAGCTCGCCGTGGTCGCTGGTGACGACGATGGTCATGGCGTCGTAGAGGCCCAGTTCCCGCAGCCGGTCGAACAGGTGGCCGAGAGCCTCGTCGGTGGCGGCGACACCGGCGTCGTAGAGGAAGCGCAGGATCTCCGGCTCCTCCGGCAGGGGAGCGATCCGCCCCCGCTCCAGGCCTTCGAGCAGACCCGCCGCGCAGGTCGCCTGCCGGCAGCCGTAGCCCGGCACGCCGAAGCGCTCCTCCACCGTCGCCGCCGTCACCCCCTGCCCTTCGTAGGGCAGGCGAGCGTGATCCGAGTGCGGTTCGAAGGTGTGGAGGAAGTAGAAGAACGGCTCGCCGCGGTGGTCCGTGATCCAGTCCAGCGCTTCGCGCACCAGAGGCGCCGTGCGCCAGCGGACGGTGCGGTAGCTCTCGAAGCCGCGATCGAAGCCGAATTTGGGATCGAGCCAGGTGCAGTCATAGACCAGGCCCGCCGTGCGGTAGCCGGCGGCGCGGAAACGCTCGGCGAGGGTCTCCACTTCCGCCGGTAGAACGCCCTCTGGATCCGCCGTGGGACCCAGGGCGGCGAGCCGTCCGGTGAGGAGCGCGCCGTGGGACGGCTTGGTCCAGCTCGCGGCGGCGTAGTGCGGCGCGAACACTTCGCCGTCGGCGGCGAGGCGTTCGAGGGACGCCATGCGCGCCGCCCGATCGTGGCGCAGGGTGTCCACCGAGATCAACAGCACCGGCGACCGCTCGGGCGGCGATACGGGCGGTACCGCCAGGCGATGCTGCAACCGAAAGTCGCTCAGAAAGAGCCGTCTTGGCCCTTCGAAGTCGGCCCGCAGCACCAACCGCAGCGGCTTGCCGGAGTATCCCGAGAGATCTACTTCATGGTGCCACCAACCCTCGGTCCCGGCGAGCGGCAGGGACTCCTCCAAGAGCAGCGAGTCGCCGGACCACGCCGCGAGTTGCAAGGCACCGGTCGATTCTCCCCGGCGGCAGCCGGACAGAACCCATCGTCCGTCGCGACCTAGCGGGGCGATCTCCGCCACCAGCTCTTCGCCGGCGCGCACCCGGCGAGAGAACCTGGTTTCGTCGGCACAGGGAAAGGGAG
Encoded proteins:
- a CDS encoding FxsA family protein, translating into MLWRLTLLFVAVPLVELALLVFLGQRVGIVPTVLLVIATGVLGASLARYQGLATLASFRQAVEAGRPPHQELAQGALLLAAGAVLLTPGLLTDIAGFSLLVPRVRRWAGRRLVRMIGRRFQRVQVGKRVESRGDAPLDVEWEVVDDEPS
- a CDS encoding Kazal-type serine protease inhibitor family protein, which translates into the protein MQISERKSVSARLVLVGFCLVLALSGAAQVWAECPEDGETLCLLDDRLQAKVRFKNQHDGGTEGRGTPVTLTDETGMFWFFNDQNFEVVLKAIDGRASNGKVWVFLGSLSDVEYWVDVFDTVTETPRTYYNPPGNRYGIADTNAFDSEVTVCGTIAGLACEGGDFCEFPAGMCNVADLGGVCLPIPDACIEIFDPVCGCDGVTYGNDCIRQQAGVSLDRVGPC
- a CDS encoding metalloregulator ArsR/SmtB family transcription factor encodes the protein MNGLIASTPTAPDIFDRMGVLSEPTRGRLLVLLEDHELTVTELCTVLQQPQSTVSRHLKVLGTGGWVDSWRDGTSRRYRMDEAIDDEVQNLWRLVRQQIAGLPAATQDRSRLAAVLAERRSRSKEFFSSTAGEWDRLRRELFGEGSELGPLLGLIDRTWVVGDLGCGTGPTSKVLAPFVDRVIAVDESAEMLEAATEHLATDHPNVELRRGSLESLPVAKKELDAALLILVLHHLPDPKAALAEVARVLTPGGKLLVVDMVPHDRARYRQEMGHLWLGFSEDQMTRWLDEVGFETPHRMHLPPDPKAKGPNLFVTTARMGDGPAGKPNDSRN
- the ahcY gene encoding adenosylhomocysteinase, yielding MITATATQHSFAAAREAGREPFKVADLSLADWGRREIRLAEHEMPGLMALRERHKDDQPLAGVQIMGSLHMTVQTAVLIETLVDLGADVRWVSCNIFSTQDHAAAAVVVGRERTGGTVEDPKGTPVFAWKGETLPEYWWCTSEALTWPDGSGPHLIVDDGGDATLLVHKGVEFEKTGEVPAFDESSEPEEWGVILDLLRAELEKDPQRFTRMAEGIRGVSEETTTGVNRLYQMMKDGSLLFPVINVNDSVTKSKFDNIYGCRHSLVDGLNRATDVMMGGKVAVVCGFGEVGKGCAQSLKGQGARVIVTEIDPICALQAAMEGYEVKTLESVLETADIFITATGNKDIITADHMARMKDKAIVGNIGHFDNEIDMAGVKKLPGIQVINIKPQYDEWVFPDGHSVLVLAEGRLLNLGCATGHPSFVMSASFTNQVLAQIELHQNPERYGREVYVLPKHLDEEVARLHLDHLGVELTRLTHDQAEYLGLDLDGPYKPDHYRY
- a CDS encoding sulfatase yields the protein MKLHRGVTYFALAVLLSVLVTWTGCARSDEIRREVDWVIGQGLRSSLSGGEPAPFPCADETRFSRRVRAGEELVAEIAPLGRDGRWVLSGCRRGESTGALQLAAWSGDSLLLEESLPLAGTEGWWHHEVDLSGYSGKPLRLVLRADFEGPRRLFLSDFRLQHRLAVPPVSPPERSPVLLISVDTLRHDRAARMASLERLAADGEVFAPHYAAASWTKPSHGALLTGRLAALGPTADPEGVLPAEVETLAERFRAAGYRTAGLVYDCTWLDPKFGFDRGFESYRTVRWRTAPLVREALDWITDHRGEPFFYFLHTFEPHSDHARLPYEGQGVTAATVEERFGVPGYGCRQATCAAGLLEGLERGRIAPLPEEPEILRFLYDAGVAATDEALGHLFDRLRELGLYDAMTIVVTSDHGELLFEHGELTHGKWWEEVVRVPLIIKWPASGERAGRVNEVPSSAIDLVPTLLAKTGLPGNDLDGVDLQTRRADRPVTTGVQWRTVRVENLKAIFPLDEPPRLYDLAADPGEANDLAPGRPEAVDKMRELLEKTRASAQPIPEAESERAPLSEEEKARLRALGYLGG